In Allomuricauda ruestringensis DSM 13258, the following proteins share a genomic window:
- a CDS encoding IS1182 family transposase, with the protein MEYQQKQSRTQLALYTTCLDDMIAEENSVRTIDRFVDGLDLHSLGFGSMASQGRPPYDPADLLKLYIYGYLNRIRSSRQLELECSRNIELMWLLGNLRPDHNTIARFRKDNPKAIKRVFRATVSIAKNHELIGAVLIAGDSTKLRAQNSKKNNFNLKKVARHLEYIDKKLGEHQRELAKADGDGKEEIRQLAKNRELQRERYVRIQKELRADTSTENPQISTSDPDSRHQIVRGTITEVCYTAQTTVDAEHKLLIDYKITNQNDKKAMGGMLRRAKAILGTNAFNALYDKGYHTGSEFKMASDLGIDTLVAVPGIGRASQAPDPAYNAEHFDYDPQRDSYRCPQGHGLTSNGNWYRARNYRFKQYRTKACRHCPVRSLCTSAKQNGKILQRSEFTGFIERNARRVTAQPDIYKKRQALVEHPFGTIKRQWGFDHIITKKGMPAASADFGLIALAYNLKRLMKLGWEAKRNMKQPICALKMLLINLKRLENAFLAQYVHICENPTFLRPNTP; encoded by the coding sequence ATGGAGTATCAACAGAAACAATCCCGAACCCAGCTTGCCCTCTACACCACTTGCCTGGACGATATGATCGCCGAGGAAAATTCGGTACGCACCATTGACCGTTTTGTGGACGGTCTGGATCTACATTCCTTAGGTTTTGGGTCCATGGCATCGCAAGGACGCCCACCTTACGATCCCGCAGATCTGTTAAAACTTTACATCTATGGATATTTGAACCGGATACGTTCTTCCCGACAGTTGGAGCTGGAGTGTTCCCGTAACATCGAGCTGATGTGGCTGCTCGGCAACCTAAGGCCAGACCATAACACCATCGCCCGTTTCAGGAAGGACAATCCAAAGGCCATAAAGCGGGTGTTCCGTGCCACGGTGTCCATTGCAAAGAACCACGAGCTGATAGGGGCGGTACTGATAGCAGGGGATTCCACCAAACTCAGGGCACAGAACAGCAAAAAGAACAACTTCAACCTGAAGAAGGTCGCACGCCACCTGGAGTACATCGATAAAAAACTCGGGGAACACCAACGGGAACTGGCCAAGGCGGACGGTGACGGGAAAGAGGAAATCCGTCAGTTGGCAAAGAACAGGGAACTACAACGGGAGAGGTATGTCCGCATCCAAAAGGAACTGCGGGCCGATACCTCCACCGAAAACCCACAGATCTCCACCAGTGACCCCGATAGCCGCCACCAGATCGTGCGGGGCACCATAACGGAGGTCTGTTATACCGCACAGACAACGGTGGATGCCGAACATAAGCTACTGATCGATTACAAGATCACCAACCAAAACGACAAAAAGGCCATGGGCGGTATGCTCAGAAGGGCAAAGGCCATTTTGGGGACCAACGCCTTTAACGCACTATATGACAAGGGGTACCATACTGGGAGCGAGTTCAAGATGGCCAGCGACCTTGGGATCGACACCCTGGTGGCCGTGCCCGGTATCGGTCGTGCCAGCCAAGCACCGGACCCGGCATACAACGCCGAACATTTCGACTACGACCCGCAACGGGACAGCTATCGCTGCCCACAGGGCCACGGGCTTACCAGCAACGGGAACTGGTACAGGGCACGCAACTACCGGTTCAAGCAATACAGGACAAAGGCATGCAGACATTGCCCGGTCCGAAGCCTATGCACATCGGCAAAGCAAAACGGCAAGATCCTGCAACGCAGTGAGTTCACCGGATTCATCGAACGCAACGCCCGCAGGGTAACGGCGCAACCCGATATTTACAAAAAACGACAGGCCCTGGTCGAACATCCCTTCGGTACCATAAAAAGGCAATGGGGCTTTGACCACATCATAACCAAAAAGGGAATGCCCGCGGCCAGTGCCGACTTTGGGCTCATTGCATTGGCGTACAACCTCAAAAGACTGATGAAATTGGGATGGGAGGCCAAAAGAAACATGAAACAGCCAATCTGTGCCCTAAAAATGCTCCTGATCAACCTTAAAAGGCTGGAAAACGCGTTCTTGGCACAATATGTCCACATTTGTGAAAATCCAACCTTCTTACGGCCAAACACCCCCTAA
- a CDS encoding helix-turn-helix domain-containing protein, which produces MGKLKPEDIALNNKIARRIKELRIKVDPNQKRFAENNDLERQTLNRWESVNDDRGVSIHTINRFCRMININLKDFFASDSFKNQ; this is translated from the coding sequence ATGGGTAAGCTAAAACCAGAGGATATTGCATTGAACAATAAGATTGCGCGTAGAATAAAGGAATTGCGCATAAAGGTTGACCCTAATCAAAAAAGGTTTGCAGAAAATAATGATTTGGAAAGGCAAACTTTAAATCGATGGGAAAGTGTTAATGATGACCGAGGAGTTTCAATACACACAATCAATAGATTTTGCAGAATGATAAACATAAACCTAAAAGATTTTTTTGCTTCAGACTCATTTAAAAATCAATAA
- a CDS encoding SusC/RagA family TonB-linked outer membrane protein produces MQPITIRMRSASLFVLLYIFLMPFCAFYMQAGFLEPPQATVSGTVTDTSGEPLAGVNLVVESKNSGTMSDLDGSFSIQADGDDVLIFSMVGFKTLSVPIGGREEVFVSLEEDVTQLGEVVLNAGYYTVSEKERTGNIATVKASVIDKQPVGNPLAAMQGQMSGVNIVQTTGVPGGGFSVEVRGRNFLNGVTDPLYIVDGVPFGSQSMGDFQISGQIVGGNISPLNAINPNDIESIEVLKDADATAIYGSRGANGVVLITTKKGRAGKTRFDARLSTTMGEVSHFLDLLNTQQYLEIRREGIENDGYGPLLEGSAFDAFWPDVKLWDNSRYTDWQKELIGGTAYRYNAQLSVSGGSERTQFLISGAYQKETTVFPGDSNYQRANIHSNVSHRSNDGRLKLDLSTSYAHEDNLMPRTDFTAKAYTLEPNAPALYDDEGNLNWENNTWENPLASLEERFQSKSKTLISNAMVSYAIRPNFELRSSMGFTNYRLDTYRAMPSSARNPGFGLTPQSYSNLTTNASQRQSWIVEPQLHWNKHWNKVFMDVLIGTTFQKESTERLILRGSGFPSNELLLNMAAAQEIDAISNTDSEYSYNAVFGRVNLKLMDRYILNLTGRRDGSSRFGPGKQFGNFGAIGIAWIFSKEALFGEDSVLSFGKLRASYGTTGSDNIGDYRYLDTYTVTGNNYDGVTIVEPTGIFNPEFGWEENQKLEAAMELGFFKDRLLLNASWYRNRSSNQLVGIPLAATTGFSQLTGNFDAIVENSGVEVDLRSVNFDSGKFKWSTNLNLTIPKNKLVAFDGLETSTFANRYVIGKPLTILKLYHALGVDSETGLYRFEDYDGDGNYSSIGDRQWIEDLNPKWYGGLGNSLSYGKLSFEFFFQFKKQKAYNTLRFDATPGFKRNTSVELYDRWQQAGDDSPFQRASAGLVGGQDLGELQKESSAAVSDASFLRLRSVSLNYKIPFSHQGTEVNVYLQGQNLWTLTNYKGPDPEQPTNSRLPPLRQITLGLQVSF; encoded by the coding sequence ATGCAACCAATAACAATACGCATGCGCAGTGCATCCCTGTTCGTGCTCCTTTATATCTTTTTAATGCCCTTTTGTGCCTTTTATATGCAGGCGGGCTTCTTGGAACCACCGCAGGCCACCGTTTCCGGCACCGTGACAGATACTTCGGGAGAGCCCCTGGCCGGGGTGAACCTTGTGGTGGAATCCAAGAACAGCGGAACCATGTCCGATTTGGACGGTTCCTTTTCTATTCAAGCTGATGGTGACGATGTACTGATCTTTTCCATGGTGGGTTTCAAGACCCTTTCCGTGCCCATTGGGGGTAGGGAAGAGGTCTTTGTTTCCTTGGAAGAGGATGTAACCCAGTTGGGGGAAGTGGTGCTCAATGCGGGCTATTATACCGTTTCCGAGAAGGAACGCACCGGGAACATTGCCACGGTAAAGGCTTCAGTAATCGATAAACAGCCCGTGGGCAATCCCTTGGCGGCCATGCAGGGCCAAATGTCCGGGGTCAATATCGTCCAGACTACCGGGGTGCCCGGGGGCGGCTTTTCCGTGGAGGTCCGTGGCCGGAACTTCCTTAACGGAGTTACCGACCCACTTTACATTGTGGACGGAGTGCCCTTTGGGTCCCAATCCATGGGTGATTTTCAAATCTCAGGCCAAATCGTGGGCGGGAATATCAGTCCACTCAATGCCATCAACCCCAACGACATCGAGAGCATTGAAGTGCTCAAGGATGCGGATGCCACTGCCATCTATGGTTCCCGGGGAGCGAATGGGGTCGTACTGATCACCACTAAAAAGGGAAGGGCCGGCAAAACACGATTCGATGCCCGTCTGAGCACCACCATGGGAGAGGTTTCCCATTTTTTGGACTTATTGAATACCCAACAATATTTGGAAATCCGTCGGGAAGGGATTGAAAACGACGGTTATGGGCCTTTATTGGAAGGTTCCGCCTTCGATGCTTTCTGGCCCGATGTCAAACTCTGGGACAATAGTCGCTATACCGATTGGCAAAAGGAACTCATAGGGGGTACGGCCTATCGGTACAATGCCCAGCTTTCGGTTTCAGGTGGGAGTGAAAGGACGCAGTTTCTGATCAGTGGTGCCTACCAAAAGGAGACCACGGTGTTTCCTGGGGATTCCAATTATCAAAGGGCCAATATCCATAGCAATGTGAGCCACCGATCCAATGATGGTCGTCTCAAGCTTGACCTTTCCACCAGCTATGCCCATGAGGACAACCTCATGCCCAGAACGGACTTTACCGCAAAGGCCTATACGCTTGAACCCAATGCCCCTGCACTTTATGATGATGAGGGCAACCTCAATTGGGAGAACAATACATGGGAAAACCCCTTGGCTTCTTTGGAAGAACGTTTTCAATCCAAGTCCAAGACCCTAATCTCCAATGCCATGGTCTCTTATGCCATACGGCCAAATTTTGAACTACGTTCCAGTATGGGCTTTACCAATTACCGCTTGGATACCTACCGGGCCATGCCAAGTTCGGCCAGAAACCCTGGGTTCGGCCTAACGCCACAGAGCTATTCCAACCTGACCACCAATGCCTCCCAAAGGCAGTCTTGGATTGTGGAGCCCCAACTGCATTGGAACAAGCATTGGAACAAAGTTTTTATGGATGTGCTCATCGGAACGACTTTTCAAAAGGAGAGCACCGAACGGTTGATATTGAGAGGGTCCGGTTTTCCCAGCAATGAACTACTGCTCAATATGGCAGCTGCACAAGAAATAGATGCCATTTCCAATACTGATAGCGAGTACAGTTATAATGCAGTCTTCGGCCGGGTCAATCTTAAACTAATGGACCGCTATATTCTGAACTTGACCGGTCGTAGGGACGGATCTTCCCGATTCGGGCCAGGAAAGCAATTCGGGAACTTTGGGGCCATTGGTATTGCCTGGATCTTTTCCAAAGAGGCCCTTTTCGGCGAAGATTCCGTATTGAGCTTTGGCAAGCTGCGAGCCAGTTATGGGACAACAGGAAGTGACAATATCGGGGACTATCGCTATTTGGATACCTATACGGTCACAGGAAACAACTATGATGGGGTCACCATTGTTGAACCTACCGGTATTTTCAATCCCGAGTTCGGATGGGAAGAGAACCAAAAACTGGAGGCAGCAATGGAACTTGGATTCTTCAAAGATCGATTATTGCTCAATGCCTCCTGGTACCGAAATCGTTCATCCAACCAACTGGTCGGGATACCCTTGGCAGCTACCACCGGTTTTTCACAGTTGACCGGGAATTTTGATGCGATTGTGGAAAACTCCGGGGTGGAAGTGGACCTGCGAAGTGTCAACTTCGATTCAGGGAAATTCAAATGGTCCACGAACCTTAACTTGACCATCCCCAAAAACAAACTGGTCGCTTTCGACGGATTGGAGACCTCCACCTTTGCCAACCGTTATGTCATTGGGAAACCCTTGACCATCTTGAAACTCTACCATGCCCTAGGAGTAGATTCTGAAACCGGGCTCTACCGCTTTGAAGATTATGACGGGGACGGAAATTACAGCAGCATTGGGGACCGGCAATGGATCGAGGACCTCAACCCTAAATGGTATGGCGGTCTGGGCAATTCACTTAGTTATGGGAAACTATCATTTGAATTCTTTTTCCAATTCAAAAAGCAAAAGGCCTACAATACCCTGCGCTTTGATGCGACCCCTGGGTTCAAAAGAAATACCTCGGTCGAATTGTACGATAGGTGGCAACAGGCAGGGGACGACAGCCCCTTTCAAAGGGCTTCCGCCGGCCTAGTGGGTGGACAAGATCTTGGGGAACTCCAAAAGGAGAGCAGTGCCGCTGTTTCGGATGCATCCTTTCTCCGTTTGCGAAGCGTTTCCCTGAATTATAAGATACCCTTTTCGCATCAGGGAACCGAAGTGAATGTGTATCTGCAAGGGCAGAACCTCTGGACCCTTACCAATTACAAGGGGCCAGACCCAGAACAGCCCACCAATAGCCGTTTGCCCCCATTGCGCCAGATTACCCTCGGATTACAAGTCAGTTTTTAA